From the genome of Bombus vancouverensis nearcticus chromosome 4, iyBomVanc1_principal, whole genome shotgun sequence:
GCGgttgatttattaattattcatcGACTCGTTCGGTTTCCGTTTGAACGTATTTCAGCTGGAATAAACGACGACTCATGCAAAACCTACCTCGTGTAGACAAAATTCCTGGCGATTTTTCCTAACGATAAAACGTTTAACAAGCAAACATCGTAACACATTGATGTAAGAAACACCTGAACGTGTGACAATAAACGATCCAGTGAATAAGAGACATCCAAGATCTATCGTGACATCGAGCAAGCATTTgacatttaaaataaaaattcacctGATTCGACTATCCTCAGTCGAGATGATGCCGCGTCTCGTTCAGATTAGACGAGTTATTTGGCttagcaactaagtgattgcggattttgtcattaggtggtattgacaaaatccgcaatcacttagttgccaatattATACTCCAGTCGACCGATCTAACGCTGGAATCGTCGACGTTCGAAACGCAAAACGAAAGGAAAAGGTACTTATAGTGTTGCGTTGTTGGGTCATTTTGGATATTCGTCAGCTCTAAACACACGGTATAACGAAACTGATTCTGTAATAGAATTTTCGAAGCATGGCAATTTTCATGGTAACGAAAGTAACTAATAAAACATCGACGCAGCTAATGAAACATCGACTTTGTTTTCTAATTACCACGTCCATGTAAATAAGTCGTAAATAGAGCGTAATAGCAGCTTAAATAGAGGAAACTTTAGGACGAGAAATTGTCATAGCGCGTGTATGTTTTACCAAAAACGATGGGATCGTTGCGAATTACAAGTCGATTGTTTaaacgtttttttctttttttttttttaattcaagtAACTCGTAGCAAATAAAAAAGCTTGAGTTTAGATAATTCGGCTACCCTCAACGAAATACGAAAGAGCTAAGCAAcacgcaaaaaaaaaaacgaataacAAAATTGTGCAAACGAACGCGCGTATTGCAACGAGCGTCTCGTAAGCGCAGCTAAATTTGCTCTCGTTAAGTCCTATAtctggcttggcaactaagtgattgcggattatgtcaatgccacctaatgacaaaatccgtaatcactTAGCTGCCTGCCGATAGAAAAGAAACTCTCTGGAAGGTTAAATCGCACGTTGCCGAGCGTCGAATTACAATCGTCGTAATATCAGCAGGAGACCCGTTCGGCGATCGACGCCCACCGAGCGATAAAGCGCATCGCTGACGCAAAAATCATGGCAAAAGCGATTCGCGGCCGTTTATGTAACGGCCATGGCGATTAAGCACTGGCAGGACAGAAATACTTGCACGAAGCCCCGTTTACTCTCGTGGTGCGCGCGTATGGCTTCGCCAACGTCAGCTCGATGGATTTCCTATAATTCTGGCAGCGAAAGTTCGCGTACAAAATCGAGTGCATAAACATCGCCGTGTTTGTCGATCAGGCGATGTAAAAATTTGTCAGAAGTTGAAATCCTGATCACGGAGACACGCTCgtttcatagaaagaagaccAAAAAGAAAACAGCCCATTAACCTCACTAAAGAAacaaaatagtcaaactcgaagatggtatcccgctggggttagccatccacatgttatttagcaattaagttagacaaatttaccaaatttccagctggacaaattgtaaggtacaaattaaataataaaaaaaaagaaatttcgtgTGCTACACTAGATTAGCCgtgtagtagtgacacacatatATGAGTATGAATGTGTGGGAGTAgtgcgtgcacagcgtctcgtaaaacagacGAATGCAACTGTTCCATTGGTAATGTGATATAgaagatggcgagacaaagagagcactgagacgcgtgcaaatgtatatcgacgaatatcttgtacatcgcatattaaataaatctgaaactattttcatatcaattctaagtgtaatctaagtgttcctatacgtttatttcggcgattaaaaTACTCTGACTGCCACgtcgaaatcacatgtttcgctcaggactccacgagagtatttttattattcaaagcatataatggcgaaataataataaattgatgatgtaagacaacattcttccccaatggaccgtttatgtTATTGGTAGTCACGGACGACCatactcgaagatggtatcccgctagGGGTAGCCATCCGCATGTTATTTAGcaaaagaaaaatttaccaaatgttcagctggacaaattgtaaagtataaattaaataataaaaaaaacgtaCATCGTGTCTCGTCCAGAACTGGCTGAACATTTTGCTCGATTTTTATCAATCGCTTTTCGTAAGAAGATCGCGTGTTGATTTTCTAACGTCGATGCTAATTCCAAGTGGAGAGTACTTTAATGCAACACGGAGAAAGAGAACAAATTTGTAGGTTTAAGATCATCAGGTTTAAACTGGAAACAGATAGGAAATTTCATTCTGATTCCATTTAATTTTACGGCGATCGATATGATCTGAAGTATTGAAGAAAGCGACGGACGTTCGCGTTTAATCGCCGAAAGCAAGTGAAAGCAGCCAGcggtttaaatatttaaaattctcaATTACACCATGgatatttttatgcaaattcctgTCTCTACGAACGTGATTGAAAGAATGGAACCTACGTAGAGACGATAGTTTAACTTATTTTAAGCAGTTAACTGTTTCTTGTCgaatatactcgtcacgaagaaatgacAATATCTCGCGTTACGACTAGCAACTGTCGctaataaaattcaaaaataaagcAATCGTTTCGATACTCTGCGTTTCACCAGATGTCGCTTACTTCTCGCCACGCATTTCAGGTACACGTTTCAAAGTTTTTTCAAAGttcttaacactttaccgaccgcttGCTCCGAACAGCAtctcaggcgcagattctccctggcgccagctgtgtttcggtttagactctccaatatcattcttttcgttcatagCGAAcgaaagtttttcaaattggtataaaactgtgaaagcttacaaagcaatgcaactgagcaaggtaccttactactaaataacaaattactgctcaaataatgagaaaaatTGTCGACGACAAAAccccgattaataggctatcggtcggtaaagtgttaaggAGGTCGCACCAGCTAACTGGCCAAACACCCCATTTCTTTATACTATTGGTTGGCAaccaagtgattgcggattttgtcattagatggtaatgacaatcacttagttgcccaCCCAATACATTTCCAATATTTTGTTCATTTTCGAATATCATGCGCATTAAAATCCACGCTTCTGCTCGTTCTATTTTTCTCTCGTGTTCTTCGCATGAGATCGTAATGCGGCGATCTCGCGTCGCTCTGcatttttcatagaaaaatgAAGAGACGATTGGAAGAGCGGAGAGTCGATCTGGAAGCTGGAAGAGGGTCTCTTctgagaaaaaaagagagagagaatgagagaaagAAATAGCTGGAATTCTTCCTCGTATAATATCGTGGAAATTACGAGAAGGATAGCTCGTTATCGTTCAGCAGGCACGGCGTGTTCCTGGTTTGGTGCGGTGGCGTTCGAGTATCTGGTTTTTAACGAGCAGAAGAGGAAGGGGGAAGAAAAAAATCCGGCTTCTCCGTAAAGTGGCAGGGAAGCAAAGACCGTGGTCATGGTAGGGAAAAAGGGcggcagagagaaagagaaagagggaggagGAACCGAAGTCTGACTCAAACCGTACGTAAGCTATGTGTTCCACCTATCGAAACTTACTCGTAACGTTACACTCGAACCGTGTAATCTTAGACTATTGTGAGCGGGGTTCTTTTACATTCCAGACCACACTTGACTCAGCGTGACGAGACGCGGCAAGGCGCGGGAATTTTAGAAGGCAAACGTAGCGTGGCGCGGAGACGCGACCGTCCTCTGGTATTTCTCACTCGAATTTGTCGTCGGTCGACGGTGAATTCATAAGTGTCGTTAAACAAGTGCGCTGCTAGGCCACGAGTACTagtttctatttttaatttctaatcattttctttttctctttttttcttttctttcttcgtgtCTTAGTTTTAGTCGCATCAAGTATCAATACATCTTCAAATATCAggtagaaaaatttaccgaatgtccaactggacaaattgtaaagtagaaacaattaaaaaaaaagaaaagagaaaaaattctTCAAGTATCAAGCTGCCCCAAAAGCGTATTTCGCTATCCGCACGCAGCTGCTTTATCTGGCAAAGTTTGTAcaaacgttcttttttttattatttaatttgtgctttacaatttgtccagctgggcatttgctaaatttttctaacttaattgctaaatagcatgtggatggctaccccagcaggatcttcgagtttgactattttgtttctttattgaGGTTAGTgggatgttttctttttagtcttctttctatgagagttttgtacaaacgtgaaacctaattTGTCCGATGTGAATAGAACAGCGTGATAGAACAAAACGGATCgttataattcgataaaataacgtGAAACAAAACATGTTCTTTCTTATAaagtgtatttttttttttttttttaataaaacgagAGGAACTTTTGGCACAATCTAACATGAAAGATGTTATTTGCGAGACTCGTTAGTCGAGAAATTAAATCGCGTTGGTCGATTATTACAAATCTACCGATCTATTCGTATCGTACGTGTCTTGTAACGAAGAAACGCTACATAAAATAAGATTTGTCGGAGTTTCGCAATAATCGTAAGCCAATACGTATCCCACCTTATTCGATGTACACGCTGAAATTAATACGGATACCATGGAATACAACTCTGGAGATCAACGATCGGTATCGCGATATCAGGGACATTTCAATCCAAAATTCTATCTACAACGAACGTATCATAGTGTGATGAAAAATGATTCCTGATAAAGTAAGAGAATCTTCGAGTAACGACTGTAAAAAACAAAGAAGGATAATTACCAACGTTGCATCTTTAAATTGTTCTTGCAGTTTGGAATTATCGATGAGACCTCCTtgtgtttaaaaataaatttataaaaataagattTTCTTCCTGAGATATTGAATTCTTATTATATTCgactggcaactaagtgattgcggattttgccaacACCACCTagcgacaaaatccgcaatctcctagttgccaacctaatagaaATGTACGAACATCTGCGGCTCGAGCAATGTAGCGTTTCGTcgtttttgtttcatttgatcgatttctaaaaggaaaaatataccATACACTATATCTGTGTTGTTTTCTCCGTGTCTCTGATTTGTTGCGACAATTAACCGTCGTCCGATAAACGACGCGCAATTCGGTTCAACTGAATCGCGCGTTTATTGTTCGTGTGTTTATTTGAAAGTAGAATTAGACGAAAGGAGGGAAGATGGACTAATTGCTTTGAAATTGTTGGCAGTAGTGCCGGACGAGTTCAGCTCTGGTCTGGTGCAAGAAGCTTGGGTCATCGCCATCGAAAGGTAATTAATTACTTTGTTACTTGCTATTAGGTTGGCagctaaatgattgcggattttgtcactaGTTGGTAATGAGAAAACcggcaatcacttagttgccaacccagtaTATCTTAATTGTAACGTAAACAGCGTTTACGTTCAAATATTCTCCCGCGAATTTTTCCACGAATATAGTTCATATTTACGAAGAATAATTACAAGCATTCATTTCCTTCGATTTTTCCcacgttcttctttttttggttttttttaGCTGGGTTCTATCGCCGATTAACGCGAACAATCGGAAAACTGTTAGCCAAACACAATGGCGCAAGGTTATGGGTAGGAAGAGAGGAGGAACGAACCGATGACACGAAATAGGAAATTCGACAAGTATAGAAGCTATGGAAGCGGCTCTCTGTTCGATAACCATTGTGCCCAGGTCTCGTAATTTCCTGTTGGAACGTGGACAGCCCGTGGCTGGTACACGGTACTCTTAAACAACGATCGTCGATTGCTGCCTTTACATCGTTACATAACGCTAAATTATTCATGCGGAATACCACGCGTTTCCCGCGGCCGATACTTTTCGCACACCCACCGAAATTCCTCGGCCAACGTTTCAATTATTCACGGCATTAATATGTGAAATTATACGTATCCTTAACCTACAATCAGTCGAACGATTTCAGATGAAAGTGATTCTTATTGAAGAATATCGAGGATTATTTGTTTAATACGAGGATTGTCCTGGTAAAAATTCTATTAGTttcgaagaaactttcaatACCAAGCGACTTaatgaaaattcttttatttttgaagaaccTCTTGGTGTTAAACAACCAGTGACATAATGAGAattctcgtttttttttttttttttttttttggagccTTCTAAGTGATCTAATGAAAATTCTTTTAATCTTTCAGAATCTTTTAATACCAAGTCAATCGGTGATGTAATGAAAATACTATTATTTTTCCAGAAGCTTCTAACCCTAAGTGACCTaacataaaaattcttttattttttcagaATATTAACAACATTAAACAACCAGTGTGAGCTAATGAAAATTCCTTTATTTTTCCAGAACCTTGCAAGCGATCTAATGAaaactcttttaatttttcagAACCTTTTAAGAGGTGATCAGTGACCCAAcgaaaattctattattttctcagAATCTTCTAACACCGACTGACATAATGGAAATTCTTGTATTTTTCCAGAACCTCCACTAAATGATCTGATgaaaattctattaattatCCAGAAGCTTCTAATCACAAGAGACCTaatgaaaattcttttattttttcagaATATCTCAACATTAAACAACCAGTGTGACCTAATGAAAATTCCTTTATTTTTCCAGAACCTTGCAAGCGATCTGATGAAAACTCTTTTAATTTTCCAAAATCTTTCATTACCAAGGCGACCAGTGACCTaaagaaaattctattattttccCAGAATCTTCTAACACCGACTTATATAATGGAAATTCCTGTATTTTTCCAGAACCTCCGCTAAATGATCTAATGAAAATTCTCTTAATTTTTCAGGATTTTCTAACATCAAGTCAACCAGTGACTTAATAAAAACACTATTTTTCCATAAGCTTCTAACACCAAGTGACGTaacataaaaattcttttactttttcataACATCTCAACACTAAACAACCAGAAACCTAATGAAAATTCCTTTATTTTTCCAGAATCTTCCAAGTGATGCGATGAAAACTCTACTATTTCTCCAAAATGTTCAAACTCCAAGCAACCTATTGAAAATTCTGTTATTTCTTCAAAATACCTCAACACCAAACAACAAGTATTTCTCTCATCTTTTCTGAATCGTTTATCCTTTAACATCAATTTTCTTGTATTTCCTAAACAACCAGCGACCTAATGAAAATTCCTTTATCCTTTCAGAAGCTTTTAACGCGACTAGTGGTATCCCAAGAGCTTCGACTACCGGTACACCATACACAACCATTTACAATTAAACTCGTACGATTCATTTCGTACTCGAATATTCGTCGATACACCTTCTTCTCGTAAAATGCCACTAATCTCTCTCTAAACGTTAAATTCCCCACGATTATCTCCGTCATCGTCGCTCTTCCGACTCGGTGGTTAGCAAGTAACGAGCGTTACTTTGCATCGGCTACGCATAACCGAGAAAACGTAGTGCAATTACGCTCGCGTGTCTGCGAGTGCACGAAGACTCGTTGAAGAAGAACGTAGAATCGAAAGCTAAACACCCACCGCTAATTCCGCGTTGAATTATTCAGCGATCTCTATCGCGCGAAACGTCCAGGTATTCGAAGCAGAAACTGAAGAAAACGTACAAACGCGTTattatcgtttcttcttttcgaaACGTTCAAACCTGACATTATTTTTCGTAGCTGATATTATTTCCTACCTGATATTTCCTGATGGAATGCAGTTGCTGTTGCGTGGGCTCGGCATTCGCGTTATCGGTGCTCTCCACATTATTGTTCTGCGTGGACAAACGTAGATTATCTTTCGGCGGTCTGGCAGGTGCCCTCTTTTGATCTCTCGGGGGGATGGCAGGTTTCACCCCGTTCAAACCGGTCTAAAAATTCGTTTCAAAGAAAACACAGCTGGCATTAAAGCACCCTGAGGCCACATGCCGCCATCGCGACTACCCAAAAGTTGCCTCCTCCCCTATACGTTTTCTAGAAATTCGTTCTCTTTTTTCCATCTCACGTTCTCCTCTACTTTGTCGCGCGCTCACTAAACCACCTATTTTTCCATCTTCTTCCCTCTACTTTGTACGTTTCTTTATGTTTACATCTacatgtttctttttcttttttcttcttttctttctttttatttttccatattcTTCGCTACACTTTGTCACACGATTTTATCTAACCAGTTCGGTTTCGTTCGCAACTGTTCGAAGAGTCGAACAAGTCCGACGCTGTTGATTACGTTGAAAGCGAACAGCGAAGATCGCATAAAGGAAACAGAAATAGTACGCAGCAAGCgagaataaagaagaagaagaagaagaagaagaagaagaagaagaagcagcaAAGCACGTGCATTAAGAGGTTTATACGTTTGCTATGGCTAGCAGGTGTTCACAATGGGATTTGTCTACTTTCGCATGCTTGTCAACTATAAGCGTGCGTTGAGCATGCGTTGCAATCGCGAACACGGTCGATGCTCTGGCCGTTTTTACTCGATGCCATTGAAACCCGAGGCAGAGATCGCGTGAACATTGGCAATCGTTAGATTTCCCATGTGCCTGCAATCTCACATTCTTAACAATATAAACGGAAACATATGTATTAAATCGTAACATACGAAATGCATCTCTTCGGTGAAAACGTATTTTCGCTTCTCGTTCTACTCGTTGTTTATCGTTGCAAGTATCACGCGAACGTTAGAATCTACGCGACGTCTCTTCTGTCGAGAAACGTCGCGTCTCTTCGCGTTCGCGTTGCTTCTTACGTCGTATACAAAACCGATTATAGAAGAAAACTTTCGATCGATCCTATTTCTTCCATAAATAACGTCGATGTTACGAATTTCTATTATATCTGGCGATGTAAAGTTGCAAGAATTCGCGCATTTCGTATGCTAAAATTCCAAatgacgataatacgtatccGTGGATACGTTCCAGGCGAAAAGTCCGAACAATCGGAAGGTAGATTTCGTACGTGaaattaaagaatatttatGTACCTGGTGATGGTCAAGACCGTCGAAGTGCTGGTACGTGTACGTACGTTTCTTCCTGACGTCCATGCACGGTATCGTCTCGCTCGCCGATTGCCTTTCCGTGTCGCTAGAGTCGCGTAGCTCGCCCCGATCTTCGTTCCACCGCGCGAACAAATTCGATTCCGATCGCCAGCATTGAACATCGACAGGACGATCCACGTCGAAACGAACAGTCGGTAATTCGGTTTCGCTTTTCCACGCGCCCTGGCTCGCTCCCAATCCGTACGAGTTACGATTATCGACATCGACAACTTTGCATCTTTTATATTCGAGAGACAGTCGCGAATTCGTGAAATTCTGCGCATTCGGCGATTCCTGTGACGCGCGGTCGCTTCCGTTTCTTCGACACTCGGAGGCCTGCGCATCCGACAAACAATTTTTACCGCGAGATAATTCGCGCAACGAGTTGCTACAATTTTGATCGGCTTCTCTAACGAACGACGAACGTACGGGAGTACGTTGAATCGACGATCGTTCAGCGAACGGATCGTCGTTAAAGGAACCTACGTCGTTCGGTGGACAGCTATTGTTGCCTCGCGTAGCTTCGTCCTCGAACCGGTCAGCCGAGAAAGTCACAGTGCAGACGCCTGTACGCGAAAAATCGCCGCTCGGTTCGTAAAAGAAACGAACCTGCGGATTGCCGCGAGCCACCGGCTTCTCGCGTCGTCGTGTCTCTGCTCTGTCTCCGAGATCGGAGAATACGAGAGATCGCGAGACACCGTTGGATCCTCGTGCAGACTGAAGACGATCGTCGCACCACGACCCGTTACAGCGATCGCCGAAGATGGCTTCGATCGCCATGAGATCGTCCGAGCGACTATCGAAAATTGGTAAAACACGACGCGAGCTGCTGTCGGAGTCGCAGACATGGTCCGAGCACCTGTCAGCGGTTTTAGTGCTACTGTCTGAGCGATTAGAGGTGCTGGTAGCAGAAGCGTGAAGCAACGTACTTTTGCGTGTTTCGTGGTGCACGATAGAGAAGAAGCTATCGAAAAACAGACTCTTGACTTTGGACCTTACCTTCTTCTCGTGCTTTCTGTCTAACGTACGGGGCGACCTAGTAACTACGTTCTCCGTGGCAGCTATACTCTGATCGCCAGCGGTTGGTAGCGTGACGAAGCTACCAAGGTCGTTCGAGCGAACGCAGGGCGAGGCCACGATGCTCGTAGCGCACGAGTCGCGACTCCCGTCGTCCCCGTGCACCGTCAAACCACCGTTATTATCCCTGCCGATAGTGCCGTTACGTTCGCGTTTCGGCTCGAGGGTGTTGTGCTTGCTGCTTCCGGGCGTCTTGTTCGGCGGAGGATAGACAGGGTGGCACTTGGTCACGGGGACGAAATCGGGCGGACAGTCGACGGCCACCTCGCGGTAGGTTTTGCCGCCGACCACCAGAAAGCTACGATCGACGTGCTCGAGATCGGTGGACGCGTCGCTCCTCAGGGTAGAGTAGCCGCTGGAGATCTGCTGGTGCCTCTTCTTCTTGGGCCGCTGCCTCGAGGACGAGGAGAGGCTGCTGCCAGATTCGATTCCCAACAGATCGTCGCTCGATCCTGCTCGTATCAGCTCCTCCACGTCCAGACTCCTCGTCTTCGCCTTCAGCTTCCCTCTGTCCTCTTGACGCCTCGGTTTCGACGATTTCACCGATTTGCCGGATGCAGCGTTCGGTTCCGACGACTTGGCCAATTCGCTGCCACGTTGGTGCTGATGTTGATCTTTGCTACGGCCAGGGGACGACACTCTGTCCTGCGGATCGCGCGGAATCCTCGGAATCGCGCATTGTTCGTCTATGAGCCTGGTCAGGTCGGACACCTCGTCGGATCTCATGAGAAGCCCCTGTAGATCCTGCAGATCGGCCAGACCGTAGGCAGGATTGTCGAAGGACGTGGCGTCCCTGGCTCGGCCGAACAGAGGCGCTACTTTGATCTCCGGCACCACGGGTCTACACGGCGAGCCCAGATCTATCCTCCTAGCGTCGTAGGTTGGCGAATCTTTGCCACGGTTTTTCGCGTGTCTCAACACCAGGCTACTGTCCAGCGGAGCGGTGCTGTCCGACCTTCCCGAGGAGCTTCTCGGGCTGGCCGAGTCGTCGCTGCAGGTCTTCAACATGGTCGGATAGTCCTCCTTGGCGAACGGATAATCCTCTTCCACGTCCACGTCGACGCTCGACTCCTTCTGTCCGCTGCTATCCTCGTTCACTCCTTCGTCCTCCTCGTCCTCCTCGAAATCCTTCAGATTCCTCTTCAAGTTCTTCAAATCCGGCGAACTCAACGCCGACGGACTCCTGTTCCTATATTTGTCCGTGTCCAACGCTTCCTTCGAagcttctctcttcttctctctgccgcactcgtcctcgtcctcgagGTTCTCCGACTCGATCTTCAACTCGATCTTCAGCATCGGCGGCTGACCGTTCGTTCGAACGCACTGCCTACCGCAGGTCGCATCCGTCACGTCCGTGCAATCCACGGCCGACACTATTCTAGCGCGTTCGTCGACTTGGTTGGTGCGTGGTGGCGATTTAAGGGTGTCGTTTTTAAGGTTTAGGGAGAGGTCGAGGTCGCTAGCGCTACGGGGACCACGAATCTCGTTCCGATAATCGGACGAGCGGTTCTTTACCTTGTTGGGGTAGGCCTTCTGTAGAAGGGTGTCGGGTACGTCGACTGGTAGCTCCCGGTGAGGCCCTAGCCCGCCAGGAGCCCACATCTCATCGGGACCCAGCCCTTCCTGCGGCttctgctgctgctgctgttgctgctgcgaGTCCGTCACGCCACTGCCGCTACGCCTTCGAGACCTGTCCGCAACAAAACGATCAGCTTGTTAACGATTTTCGATGCGATCAAACCCTTCCAACGCCTTTTCTTCGAGGCctctcgcttttcttttttctcctcttttatttttcacgcGACACACGCGCCGCACACTCTCGTCTCGACCCCGCGCGAGTTCGGCCACGCTGTTGTCTCGTGAATAGAAACGACGTATTCAGCGAACCCACTCGCGCCACTTTCGTGGAACAAAGTGGCACAGCAGCAGCTTGGAGACCCGAGGGTGGTTGACACCGATTTCCAAACGATAGCGATCTTTGTTGTACTAATTTTAGACCTTCGAACGGCGTACCAGCACGTTGAAAAACGAATGACAACTACGAGTATCATTGGCGAATTATCGACCGTTGTATTTTAACGTTTTACCGAcagatagccgattaatcggtttcttgtcgccgacgcttaccgaccgataacttattaatctcattatttgagcGGTATTTTGTTATTTACTACCAAGGTATCTTGCTCAATTACGTCAGTcgcgttgctttgtaagctcccaCAGCTTTACACCAATTTGAGAAACTTGTaattcgcgatgaacgaaaagaatggttttgaagagtctaaaccgaaacagagccggcgccagggagaatctgcgccctgagatgccggtcggacgtgcgtacGCTGTTGAACCGgtagcggtcggtaaagtgttaaagcGTCTCTCTGTTCGATG
Proteins encoded in this window:
- the LOC117156499 gene encoding uncharacterized protein LOC117156499 isoform X7, which produces MRITCRTSSALVWCKKLGSSPSKGVRRNDSSGSRLTGGSSRAIFWTKREQITNVFTPKLSNGTIPKGIVKETKEAKEGKDAAEKQQTCPEETKLLTPVQGGRVGERRASSPFQNGQTEVLIGELEGGPRSPRGSTSSAVNDANFLNTPDERDDQKPIYRSRRRSGSGVTDSQQQQQQQQKPQEGLGPDEMWAPGGLGPHRELPVDVPDTLLQKAYPNKVKNRSSDYRNEIRGPRSASDLDLSLNLKNDTLKSPPRTNQVDERARIVSAVDCTDVTDATCGRQCVRTNGQPPMLKIELKIESENLEDEDECGREKKREASKEALDTDKYRNRSPSALSSPDLKNLKRNLKDFEEDEEDEGVNEDSSGQKESSVDVDVEEDYPFAKEDYPTMLKTCSDDSASPRSSSGRSDSTAPLDSSLVLRHAKNRGKDSPTYDARRIDLGSPCRPVVPEIKVAPLFGRARDATSFDNPAYGLADLQDLQGLLMRSDEVSDLTRLIDEQCAIPRIPRDPQDRVSSPGRSKDQHQHQRGSELAKSSEPNAASGKSVKSSKPRRQEDRGKLKAKTRSLDVEELIRAGSSDDLLGIESGSSLSSSSRQRPKKKRHQQISSGYSTLRSDASTDLEHVDRSFLVVGGKTYREVAVDCPPDFVPVTKCHPVYPPPNKTPGSSKHNTLEPKRERNGTIGRDNNGGLTVHGDDGSRDSCATSIVASPCVRSNDLGSFVTLPTAGDQSIAATENVVTRSPRTLDRKHEKKVRSKVKSLFFDSFFSIVHHETRKSTLLHASATSTSNRSDSSTKTADRCSDHVCDSDSSSRRVLPIFDSRSDDLMAIEAIFGDRCNGSWCDDRLQSARGSNGVSRSLVFSDLGDRAETRRREKPVARGNPQVRFFYEPSGDFSRTGVCTVTFSADRFEDEATRGNNSCPPNDVGSFNDDPFAERSSIQRTPVRSSFVREADQNCSNSLRELSRGKNCLSDAQASECRRNGSDRASQESPNAQNFTNSRLSLEYKRCKVVDVDNRNSYGLGASQGAWKSETELPTVRFDVDRPVDVQCWRSESNLFARWNEDRGELRDSSDTERQSASETIPCMDVRKKRTYTYQHFDGLDHHQTGLNGVKPAIPPRDQKRAPARPPKDNLRLSTQNNNVESTDNANAEPTQQQLHSIRKYQEQLRKRKDEEERQEILNRSLRGSTKLHALESHATSLSGQENLAYAQDEVTTTTVSRAPHVTASATLEVEEPPRPLTYGEVVATLERLQLQLRNISGALGISGPGVEAELEAVRTLLVQSRFASALATHHALRNRLRSNKVLKHHAEDASSLARDCVDILEKWQSSSTATGVGGAETIAAVEELTGILTSYDMEALLLAHDSIISYVDGLQRKQSPSSSSPSGPPSPTSSWRGSRVVDNIKIIRIEKTNEPLGATVRNEGDAVIIGRVVRGGAADKSGLLHEGDEVLEVNGVEMRGKSVNEVCDILAGMQGSLTFLVLPAPTSHRNNLSSRREDTNQIQHIRAHFDYDPEEDPYIPCRELGVSFQKGDVLHVISQEDPNWWQAYREGEEDQTLAGLVPSKAFQHQRESMKQTIAGDKSTVRGSKKSSTLLCARKNPKKKKRNKFGANYNDDGYPHYATTAIDDYDSEEVLTYEEVALYYPRANHKRPVVLIGPPNIGRHELRQRLMQDSERFAAAIPHTSRPRKDSEVDGQDYHFISRSQFESDILCRKFVEHGEYEKAYYGTSVEAIRSVVNSGKICVLNLHPQSLKILRNSDLKPYVVFVAPPSLEKLRQKRIKNNESFKEEELKDIIEKAREMEDKYGHLFDMIIINTDTDRAYNQLLTEINSLEREPQWVPASWVQ